The genomic DNA CCTAAAGTAGATTACAGAGAGAGATGCTTCCTCTGCTGGATCTGGCTTTGAAAGCATCTCAAAATCggcaaacaaaagcatttttttcctttttatgaGGGTGCGTAACAATCACTTGCTGTAAACGTCAGTGGTTGCATTGTGTTAGCGGTCCTATTCAGCCTTCCCAGTCCTCGTcgtctgaggagcagcaggtctTGAGGCGGTTGGGGATGTTTCTGTAGGTGAGGTACTCGAGGATCCTCTTGGGGAGGGGCAGCGGCTCCATCTGGTGTGTGGACACGGAGTGGCGCAGGATGGATCGACACAGGTGGCACAGGCTGGGCACTGTCCGGGGAGCCTTCCAGAACCTCACGTGACCGTCTCTGGTTCTGTCACAagagagcatgttagcattacaGATGTGCGGTGGCTGAGATGGCTCATACATTGAGACTTAAGGAAACAGAGTATATCTTGCTGGGAATCATGTGGAAACACTAAACAGTTTTAAATGTCATTCAATGCAAGTGGTATTCTCACCCCGTGGCGACCACTCCCCCTTGTGGATGGTACTTGCAGCAGAGTCCATTAGAGTCTCTGTCCGCTTTGGTCTGCATCACCATCCCTTTCTTCCCCGGCTCCCAGATCCGAAGAGCTCTGCTGACACAATGCGTTTGTCTCAAATGATTCTGTGCCGACGCATTAATATTAACATGATGACAAACAGATGAGATCGAGCTGATAAACTGCTGACCTGTCATCCGTCACAATCGCCAAGTACAAACCATTGGGGGAGAACTGTATTGCTGAGATTTGGTTTTGCCCGTAATCTTCAAAGTAGTCACTGtggataaaaaaataaataaaataatgatataTACAAAAACAGGTTCCTGCTGATCAATGCTATCAAACataaaagtggctgcagtgCTAGAGATGCTATTTATTGTCTTTATATGTATTGAATAAGTGCACAGCACTTTCGCCACCAGTGTAAAGGCTGACATTTGTTTGGGGCGCACATGCCTTTCATTTACAGCACCAAATATTCAGGACACGTTGAGACAGGAAAGTGCAAACTTACACCAGCGTGGCCAGCTTCTCTGCGGTGTACGGGTCCCAGAGGTCAATCCACCAGCTTGAGCCGCTGAAGGCCGCGGTGGCGAGCAGCGCGCCGTCAGGAGAGAAGTCACAGGAAGACAGGAGGTACAAGGTCTTATGGGTCCCTCCTGTCAGGTTCCTCATGAATGTATATGACCGCAGGCTCCACAGACACACCATCTGATGAAAGTCAAATTGAAGGATTAATGAGGATTAATGAAATCACTGTTGTAGGTTCAGTGAAGTGACTGCTGCGTGTTCCAGCCTGTCCTGCTGACAAACCGTTTAAAGTGCTTTTGGAAAACCAGACCGTGATAAATTAGCAGTTTGACAGGAGTGAGAGAAGCTCCACGGCTGCAAAAGTCTCCAAAGAGAACAAACTGCTAAACCTTTCTGTTGAACCAACAAGAAGCCTTAAAAAGCTACGCGTCACGTAATTTAACCCATCGGGACCTTGAGTTTCACCCCTTTCTGTCACAAACCAACGAGTAAATAAAGATGTTAATGCAAATACAATCCTCCAAACAGATGATCAGACAAACAGGCTTGTGACCAGAAGCTTGTAAAAGCTGAATGAGTGTTTGCACAGGTACAAAGTTCAGCAGGGGAAGCCTTAGAGAAAGAGTTAAAAACACGTTTTCCCCCTTAAGAGGTCTGTCCTGTTTGACAGATTTTGGACGGCTTGGAGACTCTGGGCATGTAGTGGCACTGTAGCTTTAAATAGACATAGATAGAGAGCCTAGAAATACATAACAACACATGCACTGAACAGATACAGATGGAAACTGTCTTTGAATGTAAAACATACTTTTAAAATAACGTTACTCACTCTGTCAAACCTGCCGACAGACGCGATCATGCTGCAGTCTGgggacacactgcagcagctgatccAGTCCTTATGTCCAGAAAGCATTTGCACCTTTTTACCtacaacagacagagaaaaaaatcgAATTGAACTGAAGGGGACAGACTACAAAAGCATTGCcggatgcaaaaaaaaaaaaaaagagagagaacgtGATCGGTATAAGTGTGTAAACACGAGCATTTGTTTGCTTTAACCCGTTCTGTTTGAACAGAGGGTTTGGTTCAGTTGGACTGTGTGGTGAGAAACCACAGAGGCAAAGTGATAAatacacagacagaagcagaaaaatgtttaaCTGACGATTTACAAACTGAAATCGTACACCCACAGTGCTTATTTCCCACTATTTGTCAATGCACAACGCGAGCCTTTAAACATCCTCTGCGGCCGCTGATGTCAGTCGATATCAATACGGTGTGACATGCAGTTTGCACAGTGAGCATTTAATGGCTCTAATTTTGTGTGCAGCAGGAACGTTAAAGCATGCTCCAACATGTGACAATTCAGTCAGCTTTCGAAAGGTCTGCATGCTGGCTGCAAACCAAAAACTGTGCACgtaacacagcagcatgtaCGCCTGACATATGTGATGTGACATTAGCAGCTTCATGAAGGATCACTGTTAAACACCGTAAAGTTTGAGCTCTCTTCAGTTTTACCAAGGTCTCTGACATGAATCTGCTTGATAGCGCTATGGCTTGTCCACAATCATCGTTAGGAAGGGCCAGGTGATGCTAATTATATGTAAGAAGACAGCAGAGCGTTCTCAGGTAGTTTGTAATGTCATTAAGAAATCACATTTAACAGTGGAGGTCAAGCTGAGCAGCTCATTGGATTGCTAGAGAGGCAATCACACCCTCAAACCCTcaatcaaagcagcagactCTGGAGGGGCAGCGCTCCGTTCTGCTGTGCAGCTACACCTGCACCTGTCTACAGGCTAcattaaacaaaacattcaCCTATGCAAATAAAAAGACTACAACTCACAATGGCTGTTTAGTAATGTCTACCAAGAATGTAAACAACTACTATTTCTTCAACTATTTACCCATGAagcagtgtgtttgcattgcattttgaATTACACACTCAACTCATGTCAGTGACAAATGGCTGTGAGCACTCAAAATGATGTTATCAGAAGATGAGGTGGAGACACTCTGAAACCTTGAAGAAGACTTAACCTATGCAAAGTGCAGACTCTTCTCCAGCAGCTAAACCCTCGAGACAATCGGTCATCAAAATACTCAACAAATGTGCACGTACCTTTGTGAGCCAGGTCCCAAATCCTCAACGTCTTGTCCCGAGAAGATGATATGAGTGTGAGCGTCCCGTTTTGAGGGAAGACCAGGTCCCTCACAACACCTTCGTGGCCATGGAGATCAAACACAGCCTCACCTGACAACATGAATAGCATTTTAAAAATCAAGAACAACAGACTGATCTGAAAACTGTGCAGATAACATCCCCCACAGCAGAAATCTCACCAGTTAACACATTCCAGATTTTGATCACCCCGTTCTCCAGGCCTGTGGCCAGAAGCAGGCTGCCGTTCCCTTTCGGTGGAGTGTAAGCTGGGcgggctgctgcagcagattttGGAGGTCTGGGTCCGAAGGCGAGGCCCCACACTGGATGACCGCAACTGAAGCTCTTGTCTCCTCGGTCAGTGTCTCCGttctgactgtctctgtgggTGAGAAGAGCATCAAGTATGCAGATACCATGAAACACTCATGTAAGACGTGTGAAGCTGCAGTTGGCCACTGTACGATGGTACCTTCAAGTGCTGTTGGAAATGTAAACATCAGAATTACAGGATGTTGACctaaaacagcaaagttaaTAGAACTGAGGAAGTTTGGTGGTTTCTGCTTCAAGATAACTGACATATTTTGTGACAAACTAAGTTATCTAAAAGGTTTTGATATTTGGTGCCTAAATGCAAGTATCATATTGGCACAAATATCCAAAATTTCCAAACAAATCCCCCATCCATCATGaacagaaggaaaaggaaatcCTTTCTTGGCACTTTTACTCAATGGAGGGCCAAGGACCTGGGTCACAGCTATTAAAGTCAGATGTTCATTCTCTTACACAGAACATAACAAACCCAAAGTGTTCAAAATTAAGTCCATAAATAAGACACTTAGAAAAAAAGTGCATAGTGTGTTTATAGTTAATAATTCatagtgtgtttatttgtgtacTACAGCTatgaaactgtaaaataaaccaACACTTTTCCAAAATTCTTCTCATTGTAATGAAATGTTATTCTTTCCTGCTTCTTTTCACAACAGCACAGTTTAATGCTGCACATTTTTAGTCCAACATGTCTTCTTTCCAAAAACGCTTTATATTGCGCAATGTTTGCCCTTCTGACCATTTAATTTCGTAATACCGCTTCTCTCGCACTGACTtacatttcaattattttcattgttgctcTGATTGGTCTTTGAGcaatcacatcaagcatataCATTTGTTCTACCCCAAAGTAGCTCAATTTGTCTCACGACTAACAGTCCCCACGAAAAAGCCAGAACGGACGAGGGACACCTTACTGCACCATGCGTGGATTACATGTCCAGGTAAACCTACTCGGAGTCGAGAGGCCAGGCGACCACCCACACGATGCCGTGTCCCATCGACCAGGCGAACCAGGCTCCGTCCGGGGAAAAGTCCACGCTCCAGGTCTCACATCCCGCCCGGCCCTCCAGCGACGGGGGGCGCCTAGTCTTCAGCTCCAGGATAAGAGCCGGGTCGGACGCtggaggaggacggagaggaaACATAAACTCAACGCTTGACACACTCGCCGTCCGCTGACAGCCGgttgccccccccaccccccacctggGTCTCGCCTTTTCTCTGGAGCTTTCTCCAGAGACTCGCCTGCTTACGCGTGTCGGTGACAACACGTCCGAGCTCGGGTATTACTGACAATATATGTACTTACGTGCCGCTTGTAGCTCCTCGCTGTTTTCCGTGGAGCACATTTTGTCCCGCTTCACATCGTTCGCTTTACCGCTGTCTTCCTGAATGCGTCCTCGCCGTGTGAGGAGAAACTGTCATGTCCGGAGAAGGCAGAGACTCCTCGGCGCTCCTGCGATACTCTCGTTTGTTATGTGCGAGAAACAAGACGTTCAGCTGGCTTCCTGTTCTCTGACTCACTGTGTGCCATTGGCTGCAACGTTGGCAGACGTACTCACGTTTTTCTCTCATTACGTAACACCAAGGCACGCCACACCCCTTCGTGGAATTAGAACGCATGTTAATGATTGTGATTACAAAGTGACGTCATTATTAAAAAATCTCGCCATTACATGTCTTGTgactgaccaacagtccaaaagctGAAGACTTCTGAAAGGGTCTGTCTGATATCTGTGCATGAGAAATGACTCAAATGATTAATAAATGGTCACAGGATGAGTCATTTTCTGCAGATCAAGTAACTGATTATTTGTCTTAAGGGAACTATGAAGGGAAAATTACAGTTCAGAGTCACacaattttctttttacatAGCAAAGTGTATGATTAAATATTTCCATATATGAAGACTAACAGTGATTTAACACTCAGAGCATATCACCAGCCCCTAGTTTAAATATTAACAAGGAAAAAGTCATATACAAAATAACGCTGTATTactgacactcacacactgattcAGAAACACAGGGCACTTTCACTAAGGCCCACATCTCATGGTGTTAATTTCAGGAAGGCACAACTGACTTCCGGTTGTTTCCACCATTACATTTCACACAACGCAACCCCCCCGACAAACCGATTCCACCACATTTTTCAACTGGTTCCAGTCTAGAGCTGCATTCAAGGAAGTCACAGCTCATCTGTAAACGTTATGTGGACAATACAGGGTGGAGATATACGCAAATCAACGAATAGGAAGTAAGTTATGGATGAGCAAGGACATTGATTCACCACCACAGAGATGCCAAcagtcacattttatttaacagcTTCATTTACTGCTTGGATCTCAGGATCAGAGCCACATATTCAAAATGCTGTACAAACAAAATCATAGAAATAAGCTTACAaactcctttaaaaaaaacaaacaaacacaaattaaaagagtttttttttttaaaacacgaGTCTTCCACCGATTCTGTTCACATTCTCATTGGGAGTGAATGTATCTAAAATAAAACACTTATCTAAAAAAACACCCAATACCTAAAATGTTACGAGATCCACTGGCTCTTCTGTCGGCGCagcttcctcctgctgctctgggcTTGTGTCAGCGGTTTCTGAGTCCTCGTGATCACCTGAAAGaagaaacaataagaaaaaaagaggtcattttcactttgcaaagttttcattttacaCACTATAAAGTCAATGGTGTGATGAGGTCGTACTCGATGGGATTCGGTGTATCTGGACAAGCGTTGTGTGGGATCCGTTGGTTAGCGGGGGCAGCCGGGGAACGGCATCCTGAAAGATCTGCTCGTCGTCCGACTCCACCAGACTCAGCacgtctcctctgtcctcctccatatgcctgcagagcagaggtATCATGAGATTCGAGTGCACCAGCAGGTCAGGAACCAGTGTCATAAAAAACACCTGAGACTCCTCTACACAGATACACATCGTCATTTTACAACGAAGCAAATGCAACACATTAATCAAGCTTCATGGTCCTGGTGCTGGTAGGTGCATTTCTGTCATCTTTGGGCAGAGCCATGCCAGCTCCAActctttatgctgagctaaaCTACCatctgtagcttcatatttacagtacagacacaAGAGAGGTATCAGTCTTCCCATCTAATGCACAAAAAAATGAGCATAtaaacaaaaatgttgaactaatCCTTTACACGCCTTGCagctgcattgcattctggtctGCTGAGGCCGCAGTAAGTGCAGAAACCAGCGTAAGACAAGCTCGTGGTAGTAGTAGGATTATTGTAACATGTGGTGGAAACATCTAGTGTGTTTGGCCGGGTGTTTGCAGGAATAAGAAAATGAGTGAAGTACAAAAATTATAAAATACTATGCAAGGCAATTAAAACCCACAGTGCAGTacataacaacaaacaaacaaacatgcagtgtGAGATAAATAAATGCGAGACACTCACCTAAAACCATCTcctgaaacaaaaagacaaacaaatcgTGAAATTAGTTggtttttacactttttatactgaaaaaatacattaagcACTGAACTACTGATTTCAAAGGACTAAGGCTACAGGTACAGTTTTGCCTCATGCAGTGCGACACATCTGGTTTGCATCGAGCTGATCAGGGTGTTGACTGTGTCCCGGAAAGTCGGCCCACTCCTCTTAAACGGCTGCCTGAAGTTGCTGAACGTTGACAGGAATCGGATCACGCTGTCTTACGCGGCCATCAGAGCATACCAAACATGCTCGATGGATGACACGTCGGTTGTGTGTGCAGGTCACACAGGAACTGGGATATTTTCAGCTGCCATTGTGTGCGCAGACCCTTGCAACACGGGGCTGAGCATTATCTTGCTGCAACATGAGCTGACGGCGGTGAATGAAGGGCACGACAATGAGCCTCCGGATCTGGTCACAGTGTCTCAATGCATTCAAATTCTCACCAACATGTGTCCACTGTCCGTAGCTTATGCCTGCCCAAACCATACTCTTCGTGAATTGAACATTCAGTTCACAGGTGTCATTCCTGCAATCAGCGTACCCACTGCACGCTCAACATTACATTTCTAAAACTCATTTGTTGCATGTATTTGTGGTTTGATGAAGGTGAACAGAAGTTACCCAGGCAAATCCGGTGCCGGCTGGAGTAAACGGTTTTAGCTACGACTGCGGCGGATCCCACGATCAGTACAGCTATGAAGATGCCGATGATGGCTCCCGTGTACGCGGAGGAAGCTGTTGAGACAAAACAAGGCGACAGGGAGAGGATTATGAAGCAGAAGCGGGGAGGAGCAGCAGGTTTATCAGCATTCCAGAGTTGGAGTCAACACCTGCAGTGACTGGCTCATTGTTTGTCTCACGTGTAGTAAGAACTGTGTGTTCAGCTCGGTCTTCACTACTCATCGCTCTCTCTAACTTTCAGGTTtccatttgtttacatttttttccagaTGTCCCACGCTCTCAGGCTATTTTTTCCTGCACATGTGACTTTATCGCAGCCCTTCCCCTCATCCCAAACTCACTCCTCACAGTGAGGTAGACTTCCAGCTCGCGGACGGCGAGGGGGTTCTCGCTGCGGCAGAAGTAGGTGCCTTCGTCGTCCTTGCTGATGTTCAGTATGGTCAGCTTCAGGGTGGGGCCGTCCTCAGACAGCACATACTTGGAACCAGGTACAATGTTCTCCTGCTGGAGCCCCTTTCTCCAGGTGGTGTTTGCAGGGGGGATGGAGGTGGCCTCAGTGCAGATGAGAGTTATGCTGGTCGCCTCCTGAGCCGTTACCAGCGGCTCGCCTTCAGGATACGGAGGCTCTGGGAGAGAAGGACGAACAATGATTGAATGGTTTTAAAACTCTCTCTAAAACTAAAGTGTGAAACTGGATATTTGCGCTTTTATGTGGGTGGGttagagccaggctagctgcctCGGCTGTTTCCAGTCGTAATGCTAAGCGAACAGTCTCCTGGGCGTAGCCTTGTAGTTACcgtacagatgtgagagtggtatccatcaaaatatcaaactatataaaaaatacaaaaagtcGATGGCCTTGTTACAGCCATGTGAGTCATGATAAAAATCATTACTTCCTCTTTTCTGGTGACATTTTTAGTGCTAAAATAGCATTAATGTGGTGATTCTTATGACTGTTGTCTTCATCCAAACAAAACTCAGAGAAAGTTTGTTTCTGTAGATGGCACTTATGATTATTGCTGCTAATTGCGCAGCTCTTCATTGTTCATTCCAATTaaatcctgctgctgcacaagCATCAAACTTAACAGTCCTGCATccaatgattattttctttatcaattCGCATCAAGAAAACATTGATTAATCAAAGATAAAAATAATCTTTCGCCGCAGCACTGCTTTGTCAAAAagcagtaaatcctcacatttgagaaaatgGAGGTTGTTTCAGACAGGCAGATACTGAATCTTAATTCTTATTTCAAGGTGTGTCTTTCCAAATCTTTCCAAACATCAAAGAATGCTGATAAGCTGACGCAAGCATATATACTTTCGATTACTTTTGCATCATCTCAGCATTTGCGCAATCCTGCTCTGTGATGATAACCTTTATACTACTGAGTGACTCACAAACTGTCCACATGTCCTGCACGCAACACTGCGTCCTCACAGGACATGTGTGTCTCTGGCTGTGCTTGTGTTCACAGCAGTCCTTAAAATCCAGTCTACCAAATAAACAGTCCCTGTGAGAACTGTCCACAGTAAGTTCTGTAGGTTATCCAGAGGTTTCTTTGGATATTTTAAACTTTTTTGAATGCTGTGAATGCCTGGAAAGAAAATGCCATTAACCTCCATGCACTGGGGTGTAGGCAGAAACCTTAAGAGATGGATTTCTCAAAGCCTCAGTAGATAAACCCACGTTAACCCAAATGTTAGAAGCTATCTGCATGGCTAGATACCATACAGTGTCCACAGTATGTCTCTGCTAATCTGGATAATCCACAAAGCTCACTGCAGACAGTTTTTATACTCTCTGTTTCAGAGCAGGATGCTGCTCTAATGTGACTTTGAATTTGGTCCACCCTTAAAATGAGAGCATGGTCAACACAAGGAATACTGAGTGCAAGTTAACGCTGTCCACAGTGGCTGCTGACTGAAGAGTCTCAGTGTGGCTCAGTGGCCTCTAAAGTGGAAAGCACATAAAAGATTCAGCAGTTGGACATCTCAGGATTGTCAAGAGGCTCATTTCACCACAACGCGCTTACTGAAGGTAAATGAACACGACTTCTCCGTTCCCGGTGCGAGCGCTAGGTGCCTGGCCATGCACCTCAGCGTCTGCCCGTCGGACAGCGAGGAGCGGTTCAGCGTCACTGACAGGTTGTCCGTCACCTCCGACGCATAGACGCGCCCTGCCCGGTCGCCCTGGTCGTCCCCCCAGCGCAGCGCCGGGGTCGGGTACGCTCCAAACCAAGTGCAGTTAAACTGGACGTGGGTAGGGTCCAGTGCTGGTGCCCACATACACTCAGGGTGTCTGTCTGGGACATCTGgtcaggacaaacacacatcagtgagGAAGATGATAAAAACtaaagaaagcagcagtggacggTTGTACGGCTgtgtctcatgtctgtatgtgcaGACTGATCCACACATTTATCTAACACGACTACAGTTCCTTACACCGGGATTATGGCACAGACAACCTTTCGTACTGAAACATaaaggataaataaagtaaaaagaTCATAAACAGTGTCTGCTTCCTGAGAGTAACGATCCCATTTCATGCACTTTTAATATTCTCAGGGTATCGTCATTATTTCCGTGGAGCACAGGTACAGCAGCAATCTCCAAATCCATCAGCTACCACCTGATGACGATTTAGCCTCTGAGGTCAACAGTAAATGTTTCAGGTCTTCCAGTGGAGCCAGCTCGTATCTGTTATTTGGATATTTGCACCAACACTTCCTCTTCCATTGTTCACAGCTGAGACGACATTTTGGCTcatctctataaacagatatctACATATGAATGCAGATGAATGTAAAAGCTTTTTCCGAAAACTTATTCTCATCAGATGTTAGCTGACGGGTTCTGAGATTGCATTTCAGCCAGTGTGTTCCTCCTCTTTGCCATCCACACAGACTGTTTGCTTGCAGACAGAAAGATCTGCAGGAGGCAGAGATCACTGTAATACAA from Chaetodon trifascialis isolate fChaTrf1 chromosome 6, fChaTrf1.hap1, whole genome shotgun sequence includes the following:
- the wsb2 gene encoding WD repeat and SOCS box-containing protein 2 isoform X1 is translated as MCSTENSEELQAAPSDPALILELKTRRPPSLEGRAGCETWSVDFSPDGAWFAWSMGHGIVWVVAWPLDSEDSQNGDTDRGDKSFSCGHPVWGLAFGPRPPKSAAAARPAYTPPKGNGSLLLATGLENGVIKIWNVLTGEAVFDLHGHEGVVRDLVFPQNGTLTLISSSRDKTLRIWDLAHKGKKVQMLSGHKDWISCCSVSPDCSMIASVGRFDRMVCLWSLRSYTFMRNLTGGTHKTLYLLSSCDFSPDGALLATAAFSGSSWWIDLWDPYTAEKLATLVDYFEDYGQNQISAIQFSPNGLYLAIVTDDSRALRIWEPGKKGMVMQTKADRDSNGLCCKYHPQGGVVATGTRDGHVRFWKAPRTVPSLCHLCRSILRHSVSTHQMEPLPLPKRILEYLTYRNIPNRLKTCCSSDDEDWEG
- the vsig10 gene encoding V-set and immunoglobulin domain-containing protein 10; amino-acid sequence: MEIVATVALLLLCLPATAAVSGNGSTETALTAAPGDVALLPCYTVGTATPTLTAWMKDGREIIRGGGSSPSPAAAGQRFTVLHDGSLNIRQVSPGDEGSYLCNSTLPGNKTFQARVLLQVTSGPENVSTSIGPATALSNGTLIAYRGSSVSFNCSGSSYPSQQLTWAFSGASASNESLVSTSGSWLNFRIKDVQPSAQGVYSCRAHNTVSHQTVNKSTQLLVYYVPDRHPECMWAPALDPTHVQFNCTWFGAYPTPALRWGDDQGDRAGRVYASEVTDNLSVTLNRSSLSDGQTLRCMARHLALAPGTEKSCSFTFKPPYPEGEPLVTAQEATSITLICTEATSIPPANTTWRKGLQQENIVPGSKYVLSEDGPTLKLTILNISKDDEGTYFCRSENPLAVRELEVYLTVRTSSAYTGAIIGIFIAVLIVGSAAVVAKTVYSSRHRICLGDGFRHMEEDRGDVLSLVESDDEQIFQDAVPRLPPLTNGSHTTLVQIHRIPSSDHEDSETADTSPEQQEEAAPTEEPVDLVTF
- the wsb2 gene encoding WD repeat and SOCS box-containing protein 2 isoform X2; translated protein: MCSTENSEELQAAPSDPALILELKTRRPPSLEGRAGCETWSVDFSPDGAWFAWSMGHGIVWVVAWPLDSEDSQNGDTDRGDKSFSCGHPVWGLAFGPRPPKSAAAARPAYTPPKGNGSLLLATGLENGVIKIWNVLTGEAVFDLHGHEGVVRDLVFPQNGTLTLISSSRDKTLRIWDLAHKGKKVQMLSGHKDWISCCSVSPDCSMIASVGRFDRMVCLWSLRSYTFMRNLTGGTHKTLYLLSSCDFSPDGALLATAAFSGSSWWIDLWDPYTAEKLATLVDYFEDYGQNQISAIQFSPNGLYLAIVTDDRALRIWEPGKKGMVMQTKADRDSNGLCCKYHPQGGVVATGTRDGHVRFWKAPRTVPSLCHLCRSILRHSVSTHQMEPLPLPKRILEYLTYRNIPNRLKTCCSSDDEDWEG